In Rattus norvegicus strain BN/NHsdMcwi chromosome 3, GRCr8, whole genome shotgun sequence, a genomic segment contains:
- the Plcb2 gene encoding 1-phosphatidylinositol 4,5-bisphosphate phosphodiesterase beta-2 isoform X2: MEFLDVTSIRDTRFGKFAKIPKSQKLREVFNMDFPDNHFLLKTFTVVSGPDMVGLTFHNFVSYKENVGKDWAEDVLALAKHPMTANASRSTFLDKILVKLKMQLSPEGKIPVKNFFQMFPADRKRVEAALSACHLAKGKNDAINPEDFPESVYKSFLMSLCPRPEIDEIFTSYHAKAKPYMTKEHLTKFINQKQRDPRLNSLLFPPARPEQVQALIDKYEPSGINVQRGQLSPEGMVWFLCGPENSVLAHDTLRIHQDMTQPLNHYFINSSHNTYLTAGQFSGPSSAEMYRQVLLSGCRCVELDCWKGKPPDEEPIITHGFTMTTDILFKEAVEAIAESAFKTSPYPVILSFENHVDSPRQQAKMAEYCRTMFGETLLTEPLENFPLKPGMPLPSPEDLRGKILIKNKKNQFSGPASPNKKPDGVSEGGFPSSVPVEEDTGWTAEDRTEVEEGEEEEEVEEEEEEESGNLDEEEIKKMQSDEGTAGLEVTAYEEMSSLVNYIQPTKFISFEFSAQKNRSYLVSSFTELKAYELLSKASMQFVDYNKRQMSRVYPKGTRMDSSNYMPQMFWNAGCQMVALNFQTMDLPMQQNMALFEFNGQSGYLLKHEFMRRQDKQFNPFSVDRIDVVVATTLSITVISGQFLSERSVRTYVEVELFGLPGDPKRRYRTKLSPTANSINPVWKEEPFIFEKILVPELASLRIAVMEEGGKFIGHRIIPINALHSGYHHLCLRSESNMPLTMPALFVFLEMKDYVPDTWADLTVALANPIKYFSAHDKKSVKLKEVTGSLPEATLIQKLFSGIPVASQSNGAPVSAGNGSTAPGTKAKEEATKEVAEPQTTSLEELRELKGVVKLQRRHEKELRELERRGARRWEELLQRGAAQLAELQDPAASCKLRPGKGSRKKRIVPCEETIVVPREVLEGPDPRVQDLKDRLEQELQQQGEEQYRSVLKRKEQHVTEQIAKMMELAREKQAAELKSFKETSETDTKEMKKKLEAKRLERIQAMTKVTTDKVAQERLKREINNSHIQEVVQAVKQMTETLERHQEKLEEKQTACLEQIQAMEKQFQEKALAEYEAKMKGLEAEVKESMRACFKACFPTEAEEKPERPCEASEESCPQEPLVNKTDTQESRL; encoded by the exons ATGGAATTTCTGGATGTCACGAGCATCCGAGACACTCGCTTTGGGAAGTTTGCCAAGATACCCAAG AGCCAGAAACTCCGGGAGGTATTCAACATGGACTTTCCAGACAACCACTTCCTGCTGAAAACATTCACAGTGGTATCCGGCCCGGACATGGTGGGCCTCACCTTCCACAATTTTGTCTCTTACAAGGAGAACGTAGGCAAG GATTGGGCTGAGGATGTACTGGCTCTGGCCAAACACCCAATGACAGCCAATGCTTCTCGAAGCACATTCCTAGACAAGAT CCTGGTGAAGCTTAAAATGCAGCTGAGCCCTGAAGGGAAGATCCCTGTGAAGAA TTTTTTCCAGATGTTTCCTGCCGATCGCAAACGTGTAGAAGCTGCCCTCAGTGCCTGTCACCTTGCAAAAGGCAAG AATGATGCTATCAATCCCGAGGACTTCCCAGAATCTGTGTACAAGAGCTTCCTCATGAGCCTCTGTCCTCGGCCAGAAATTGATGAGATCTTCACTTCTTA TCATGCTAAAGCCAAACCCTACATGACCAAGGAGCACCTGACCAAATTCATCAATCAGAAGCAACGAGACCCTCGACTCAATTCCTTGCTGTTCCCACCAGCCCGGCCTGAGCAGGTGCAGGCGCTCATTGACAAGTACGAGCCCAGCGGCATCAATGTGCAGAGGG GCCAACTGTCACCAGAGGGCATGGTCTGGTTTCTCTGTGGACCAGAGAACAGTGTCCTGGCCCATGATACTCTGCGGATCCACCAAGACATGACACAGCCTCTGAATCACTACTTCATCAACTCCTCACACAACACCTACCTGACAG CTGGCCAGTTTTCAGGCCCTTCCTCGGCTGAGATGTACCGCCAGGTGCTGCTATCTGGCTGCCGTTGTGTAGAATTAGATTGTTGGAAAGGAAAGCCCCCCGACGAAGAACCCATCATCACCCACGGCTTCACTATGACCACAGATATCTTGTTCAAG GAAGCAGTCGAAGCCATTGCAGAAAGTGCCTTTAAGACCTCCCCATATCCTGTCATCCTGTCATTTGAAAACCACGTGGACTC ACCCCGCCAACAGGCTAAGATGGCCGAGTACTGCCGGACCATGTTTGGAGAGACCTTGCTCACAGAGCCCCTGGAAAACTTTCCT CTGAAACCTGGCATGCCTCTGCCTAGCCCTGAGGACCTCCGGGGCAAGATCCTCATTAAGAATAAGAAGAACCAGTTTTCTGGGCCAGCATCCCCCAACAAGAAGCCTGATGGGGTGTCTGAGGGCGGCTTCCCATCTAGTGTCCCTGTAGAAGAGGACACGG GGTGGACTGCTGAGGACCGGactgaggtggaggagggagaggaggaggaggaggtggaagaagaggaagaggaggagtcaggAAACCTGgatgaagaagaaattaagaagatGCAGTCTGATGAG gGCACAGCAGGCTTGGAGGTGACAGCTTATGAGGAAATGTCCAGCCTTGTCAATTACATCCAGCCCACCAAGTTTATCTCCTTCGAgttctctgcac AGAAGAACAGGAGTTACCTTGTCTCTTCCTTCACGGAGCTCAAGGCCTACGAGCTGCTCTCCAAGGCCTCCATGCAGTTTGTGGA CTATAATAAACGCCAGATGAGCCGCGTGTACCCCAAGGGCACGCGCATGGACTCTTCCAACTACATGCCCCAGATGTTCTGGAATGCCGGATGTCAGATGGTTGCCCTCAATTTCCAGACAATGG ATCTGCCCATGCAGCAGAACATGGCACTGTTTGAGTTCAACGGGCAGAGTGGCTACCTCCTAAAGCACGAGTTCATGCGCAGGCAGGACAAGCAGTTCAACCCCTTCTCGGTGGACCGCATTGATGTGGTGGTTGCCACTACCCTTTCCATTACG GTCATCTCTGGGCAGTTCCTGTCAGAGCGCAGTGTGCGCACCTATGTGGAAGTAGAACTGTTTGGCCTCCCAGGGGACCCCAAGAGGCGCTATCGTACCAAGCTGTCACCTACTGCTAACTCCATCAATCCTGTCTGGAAGGAGGAACCCTTCATTTTTGAGAAG ATCTTGGTGCCTGAGCTGGCCTCCCTCAGGATAGCTGTAATGGAAGAAGGCGGCAAATTTATTGGACATCGCATCATCCCCATCAATGCCTTACATTCCG GATACCACCATCTGTGCCTGCGCAGTGAGAGCAACATGCCTCTCACCATGCCTGCTCTCTTCGTCTTCCTGGAGATGAAGGACTATGTACCTGACACGTGGGCAG ATCTTACTGTGGCTCTTGCCAACCCCATCAAGTACTTCAGTGCCCATGATAAGAAGTCTGTGAAGCTCAAAGAAGTGACAGGAAGTCTGCCTGAG GCCACCCTCATACAGAAGCTCTTCTCTGGGATTCCTGTTGCCAGCCAGTCCAACGGGGCTCCAGTCTCCGCAGGCAATGGGTCAACAG CGCCTGGGACCAAGGCCAAGGAGGAAGCTACGAAGGAAGTGGCAG AGCCACAGACCACTAGCTTGGAAGAGCTGCGGGAGCTGAAGGGCGTGGTGAAGCTGCAGCGGAGACATGAGAAGGAGCTTCGAGAGCTGGAGCGGCGTGGAGCCCGGCGCTGGGAGGAGCTGCTGCAGCGTGGCGCTGCACAGCTAGCGGAGCTCCAGGACCCAGCAGCAAGCTGCAAGCTCCGCCCGGGCAAGGGCTCCCGCAAGAAGAG GATCGTGCCCTGTGAGGAGACCATCGTGGTGCCTAGGGAGGTCCTCGAGGGACCGGACCCCCGCGTGCAGGATCTGAAGGAcaggctggagcaggagctgCAGCAGCAAGGCGAGGAGCAGTACCGCTCTGTCCTCAAGCGTAAGGAGCAGCACGTGACCGAG caaATCGCCAAGATGATGGAGCTGGCCAGAGAGAAACAGGCTGCTGAACTCAAGAGCTTCAAGGAGACCTCGGAAAC TGACACCAAAGAGATGAAGAAAAAACTGGAGGCCAAAAGGCTGGAGCGGATCCAAGCCATGACCAAAGTCACCACAGACAAGGTGGCCCAGGAGAG GCTCAAGAGAGAAATTAACAACTCCCACATCCAGGAGGTGGTGCAGGCTGTCAAGCAG ATGACAGAGACCCTGGAGCGTCACCAGGAGAAGCTGGAAGAGAAGCAGACAGCCTGCCTGGAGCAGATCCAGGCAATGGAAAAGCAG TTCCAGGAGAAGGCGCTGGCAGAGTATGAGGCCAAGATGAAGGGCCTGGAGGCTGAAGTAAAGGAGTCAATGCGGGCTTGCTTCAAGGCCTGCTTCCCCACGGAAGCAGAAGAGAAGCCTGAGAGGCCCTGTGAGGCCTCTGAGGAGTCGTGTCCACAGGAGCCACTTGTGAACAAGACAGACACTCAGGAGAGCCGCCTCTGA
- the Plcb2 gene encoding 1-phosphatidylinositol 4,5-bisphosphate phosphodiesterase beta-2 isoform X3, with translation MSSLVNYIQPTKFISFEFSAQKNRSYLVSSFTELKAYELLSKASMQFVDYNKRQMSRVYPKGTRMDSSNYMPQMFWNAGCQMVALNFQTMDLPMQQNMALFEFNGQSGYLLKHEFMRRQDKQFNPFSVDRIDVVVATTLSITVISGQFLSERSVRTYVEVELFGLPGDPKRRYRTKLSPTANSINPVWKEEPFIFEKILVPELASLRIAVMEEGGKFIGHRIIPINALHSGYHHLCLRSESNMPLTMPALFVFLEMKDYVPDTWADLTVALANPIKYFSAHDKKSVKLKEVTGSLPEATLIQKLFSGIPVASQSNGAPVSAGNGSTAPGTKAKEEATKEVAEPQTTSLEELRELKGVVKLQRRHEKELRELERRGARRWEELLQRGAAQLAELQDPAASCKLRPGKGSRKKRIVPCEETIVVPREVLEGPDPRVQDLKDRLEQELQQQGEEQYRSVLKRKEQHVTEQIAKMMELAREKQAAELKSFKETSETDTKEMKKKLEAKRLERIQAMTKVTTDKVAQERLKREINNSHIQEVVQAVKQMTETLERHQEKLEEKQTACLEQIQAMEKQFQEKALAEYEAKMKGLEAEVKESMRACFKACFPTEAEEKPERPCEASEESCPQEPLVNKTDTQESRL, from the exons ATGTCCAGCCTTGTCAATTACATCCAGCCCACCAAGTTTATCTCCTTCGAgttctctgcac AGAAGAACAGGAGTTACCTTGTCTCTTCCTTCACGGAGCTCAAGGCCTACGAGCTGCTCTCCAAGGCCTCCATGCAGTTTGTGGA CTATAATAAACGCCAGATGAGCCGCGTGTACCCCAAGGGCACGCGCATGGACTCTTCCAACTACATGCCCCAGATGTTCTGGAATGCCGGATGTCAGATGGTTGCCCTCAATTTCCAGACAATGG ATCTGCCCATGCAGCAGAACATGGCACTGTTTGAGTTCAACGGGCAGAGTGGCTACCTCCTAAAGCACGAGTTCATGCGCAGGCAGGACAAGCAGTTCAACCCCTTCTCGGTGGACCGCATTGATGTGGTGGTTGCCACTACCCTTTCCATTACG GTCATCTCTGGGCAGTTCCTGTCAGAGCGCAGTGTGCGCACCTATGTGGAAGTAGAACTGTTTGGCCTCCCAGGGGACCCCAAGAGGCGCTATCGTACCAAGCTGTCACCTACTGCTAACTCCATCAATCCTGTCTGGAAGGAGGAACCCTTCATTTTTGAGAAG ATCTTGGTGCCTGAGCTGGCCTCCCTCAGGATAGCTGTAATGGAAGAAGGCGGCAAATTTATTGGACATCGCATCATCCCCATCAATGCCTTACATTCCG GATACCACCATCTGTGCCTGCGCAGTGAGAGCAACATGCCTCTCACCATGCCTGCTCTCTTCGTCTTCCTGGAGATGAAGGACTATGTACCTGACACGTGGGCAG ATCTTACTGTGGCTCTTGCCAACCCCATCAAGTACTTCAGTGCCCATGATAAGAAGTCTGTGAAGCTCAAAGAAGTGACAGGAAGTCTGCCTGAG GCCACCCTCATACAGAAGCTCTTCTCTGGGATTCCTGTTGCCAGCCAGTCCAACGGGGCTCCAGTCTCCGCAGGCAATGGGTCAACAG CGCCTGGGACCAAGGCCAAGGAGGAAGCTACGAAGGAAGTGGCAG AGCCACAGACCACTAGCTTGGAAGAGCTGCGGGAGCTGAAGGGCGTGGTGAAGCTGCAGCGGAGACATGAGAAGGAGCTTCGAGAGCTGGAGCGGCGTGGAGCCCGGCGCTGGGAGGAGCTGCTGCAGCGTGGCGCTGCACAGCTAGCGGAGCTCCAGGACCCAGCAGCAAGCTGCAAGCTCCGCCCGGGCAAGGGCTCCCGCAAGAAGAG GATCGTGCCCTGTGAGGAGACCATCGTGGTGCCTAGGGAGGTCCTCGAGGGACCGGACCCCCGCGTGCAGGATCTGAAGGAcaggctggagcaggagctgCAGCAGCAAGGCGAGGAGCAGTACCGCTCTGTCCTCAAGCGTAAGGAGCAGCACGTGACCGAG caaATCGCCAAGATGATGGAGCTGGCCAGAGAGAAACAGGCTGCTGAACTCAAGAGCTTCAAGGAGACCTCGGAAAC TGACACCAAAGAGATGAAGAAAAAACTGGAGGCCAAAAGGCTGGAGCGGATCCAAGCCATGACCAAAGTCACCACAGACAAGGTGGCCCAGGAGAG GCTCAAGAGAGAAATTAACAACTCCCACATCCAGGAGGTGGTGCAGGCTGTCAAGCAG ATGACAGAGACCCTGGAGCGTCACCAGGAGAAGCTGGAAGAGAAGCAGACAGCCTGCCTGGAGCAGATCCAGGCAATGGAAAAGCAG TTCCAGGAGAAGGCGCTGGCAGAGTATGAGGCCAAGATGAAGGGCCTGGAGGCTGAAGTAAAGGAGTCAATGCGGGCTTGCTTCAAGGCCTGCTTCCCCACGGAAGCAGAAGAGAAGCCTGAGAGGCCCTGTGAGGCCTCTGAGGAGTCGTGTCCACAGGAGCCACTTGTGAACAAGACAGACACTCAGGAGAGCCGCCTCTGA
- the Plcb2 gene encoding 1-phosphatidylinositol 4,5-bisphosphate phosphodiesterase beta-2, translating into MSLLNPVLLPPKVKAYLSQGERFIKWDDETSIASPVILRVDPKGYYLYWTHQSKEMEFLDVTSIRDTRFGKFAKIPKSQKLREVFNMDFPDNHFLLKTFTVVSGPDMVGLTFHNFVSYKENVGKDWAEDVLALAKHPMTANASRSTFLDKILVKLKMQLSPEGKIPVKNFFQMFPADRKRVEAALSACHLAKGKNDAINPEDFPESVYKSFLMSLCPRPEIDEIFTSYHAKAKPYMTKEHLTKFINQKQRDPRLNSLLFPPARPEQVQALIDKYEPSGINVQRGQLSPEGMVWFLCGPENSVLAHDTLRIHQDMTQPLNHYFINSSHNTYLTAGQFSGPSSAEMYRQVLLSGCRCVELDCWKGKPPDEEPIITHGFTMTTDILFKEAVEAIAESAFKTSPYPVILSFENHVDSPRQQAKMAEYCRTMFGETLLTEPLENFPLKPGMPLPSPEDLRGKILIKNKKNQFSGPASPNKKPDGVSEGGFPSSVPVEEDTGWTAEDRTEVEEGEEEEEVEEEEEEESGNLDEEEIKKMQSDEGTAGLEVTAYEEMSSLVNYIQPTKFISFEFSAQKNRSYLVSSFTELKAYELLSKASMQFVDYNKRQMSRVYPKGTRMDSSNYMPQMFWNAGCQMVALNFQTMDLPMQQNMALFEFNGQSGYLLKHEFMRRQDKQFNPFSVDRIDVVVATTLSITVISGQFLSERSVRTYVEVELFGLPGDPKRRYRTKLSPTANSINPVWKEEPFIFEKILVPELASLRIAVMEEGGKFIGHRIIPINALHSGYHHLCLRSESNMPLTMPALFVFLEMKDYVPDTWADLTVALANPIKYFSAHDKKSVKLKEVTGSLPEKLFSGIPVASQSNGAPVSAGNGSTAPGTKAKEEATKEVAEPQTTSLEELRELKGVVKLQRRHEKELRELERRGARRWEELLQRGAAQLAELQDPAASCKLRPGKGSRKKRIVPCEETIVVPREVLEGPDPRVQDLKDRLEQELQQQGEEQYRSVLKRKEQHVTEQIAKMMELAREKQAAELKSFKETSETDTKEMKKKLEAKRLERIQAMTKVTTDKVAQERLKREINNSHIQEVVQAVKQMTETLERHQEKLEEKQTACLEQIQAMEKQFQEKALAEYEAKMKGLEAEVKESMRACFKACFPTEAEEKPERPCEASEESCPQEPLVNKTDTQESRL; encoded by the exons ATGTCTTTGCTCAACCCTGTCCTGTTGCCCCCTAAGGTGAAGGCATATCTGAGCCAAGGGGAGCGCTTCATCAAGTGGGACGAT GAAACCTCAATAGCCTCCCCTGTTATCCTTCGGGTGGATCCCAAGGGCTATTACTTATACTGGACACATCAAAGTAAG GAGATGGAATTTCTGGATGTCACGAGCATCCGAGACACTCGCTTTGGGAAGTTTGCCAAGATACCCAAG AGCCAGAAACTCCGGGAGGTATTCAACATGGACTTTCCAGACAACCACTTCCTGCTGAAAACATTCACAGTGGTATCCGGCCCGGACATGGTGGGCCTCACCTTCCACAATTTTGTCTCTTACAAGGAGAACGTAGGCAAG GATTGGGCTGAGGATGTACTGGCTCTGGCCAAACACCCAATGACAGCCAATGCTTCTCGAAGCACATTCCTAGACAAGAT CCTGGTGAAGCTTAAAATGCAGCTGAGCCCTGAAGGGAAGATCCCTGTGAAGAA TTTTTTCCAGATGTTTCCTGCCGATCGCAAACGTGTAGAAGCTGCCCTCAGTGCCTGTCACCTTGCAAAAGGCAAG AATGATGCTATCAATCCCGAGGACTTCCCAGAATCTGTGTACAAGAGCTTCCTCATGAGCCTCTGTCCTCGGCCAGAAATTGATGAGATCTTCACTTCTTA TCATGCTAAAGCCAAACCCTACATGACCAAGGAGCACCTGACCAAATTCATCAATCAGAAGCAACGAGACCCTCGACTCAATTCCTTGCTGTTCCCACCAGCCCGGCCTGAGCAGGTGCAGGCGCTCATTGACAAGTACGAGCCCAGCGGCATCAATGTGCAGAGGG GCCAACTGTCACCAGAGGGCATGGTCTGGTTTCTCTGTGGACCAGAGAACAGTGTCCTGGCCCATGATACTCTGCGGATCCACCAAGACATGACACAGCCTCTGAATCACTACTTCATCAACTCCTCACACAACACCTACCTGACAG CTGGCCAGTTTTCAGGCCCTTCCTCGGCTGAGATGTACCGCCAGGTGCTGCTATCTGGCTGCCGTTGTGTAGAATTAGATTGTTGGAAAGGAAAGCCCCCCGACGAAGAACCCATCATCACCCACGGCTTCACTATGACCACAGATATCTTGTTCAAG GAAGCAGTCGAAGCCATTGCAGAAAGTGCCTTTAAGACCTCCCCATATCCTGTCATCCTGTCATTTGAAAACCACGTGGACTC ACCCCGCCAACAGGCTAAGATGGCCGAGTACTGCCGGACCATGTTTGGAGAGACCTTGCTCACAGAGCCCCTGGAAAACTTTCCT CTGAAACCTGGCATGCCTCTGCCTAGCCCTGAGGACCTCCGGGGCAAGATCCTCATTAAGAATAAGAAGAACCAGTTTTCTGGGCCAGCATCCCCCAACAAGAAGCCTGATGGGGTGTCTGAGGGCGGCTTCCCATCTAGTGTCCCTGTAGAAGAGGACACGG GGTGGACTGCTGAGGACCGGactgaggtggaggagggagaggaggaggaggaggtggaagaagaggaagaggaggagtcaggAAACCTGgatgaagaagaaattaagaagatGCAGTCTGATGAG gGCACAGCAGGCTTGGAGGTGACAGCTTATGAGGAAATGTCCAGCCTTGTCAATTACATCCAGCCCACCAAGTTTATCTCCTTCGAgttctctgcac AGAAGAACAGGAGTTACCTTGTCTCTTCCTTCACGGAGCTCAAGGCCTACGAGCTGCTCTCCAAGGCCTCCATGCAGTTTGTGGA CTATAATAAACGCCAGATGAGCCGCGTGTACCCCAAGGGCACGCGCATGGACTCTTCCAACTACATGCCCCAGATGTTCTGGAATGCCGGATGTCAGATGGTTGCCCTCAATTTCCAGACAATGG ATCTGCCCATGCAGCAGAACATGGCACTGTTTGAGTTCAACGGGCAGAGTGGCTACCTCCTAAAGCACGAGTTCATGCGCAGGCAGGACAAGCAGTTCAACCCCTTCTCGGTGGACCGCATTGATGTGGTGGTTGCCACTACCCTTTCCATTACG GTCATCTCTGGGCAGTTCCTGTCAGAGCGCAGTGTGCGCACCTATGTGGAAGTAGAACTGTTTGGCCTCCCAGGGGACCCCAAGAGGCGCTATCGTACCAAGCTGTCACCTACTGCTAACTCCATCAATCCTGTCTGGAAGGAGGAACCCTTCATTTTTGAGAAG ATCTTGGTGCCTGAGCTGGCCTCCCTCAGGATAGCTGTAATGGAAGAAGGCGGCAAATTTATTGGACATCGCATCATCCCCATCAATGCCTTACATTCCG GATACCACCATCTGTGCCTGCGCAGTGAGAGCAACATGCCTCTCACCATGCCTGCTCTCTTCGTCTTCCTGGAGATGAAGGACTATGTACCTGACACGTGGGCAG ATCTTACTGTGGCTCTTGCCAACCCCATCAAGTACTTCAGTGCCCATGATAAGAAGTCTGTGAAGCTCAAAGAAGTGACAGGAAGTCTGCCTGAG AAGCTCTTCTCTGGGATTCCTGTTGCCAGCCAGTCCAACGGGGCTCCAGTCTCCGCAGGCAATGGGTCAACAG CGCCTGGGACCAAGGCCAAGGAGGAAGCTACGAAGGAAGTGGCAG AGCCACAGACCACTAGCTTGGAAGAGCTGCGGGAGCTGAAGGGCGTGGTGAAGCTGCAGCGGAGACATGAGAAGGAGCTTCGAGAGCTGGAGCGGCGTGGAGCCCGGCGCTGGGAGGAGCTGCTGCAGCGTGGCGCTGCACAGCTAGCGGAGCTCCAGGACCCAGCAGCAAGCTGCAAGCTCCGCCCGGGCAAGGGCTCCCGCAAGAAGAG GATCGTGCCCTGTGAGGAGACCATCGTGGTGCCTAGGGAGGTCCTCGAGGGACCGGACCCCCGCGTGCAGGATCTGAAGGAcaggctggagcaggagctgCAGCAGCAAGGCGAGGAGCAGTACCGCTCTGTCCTCAAGCGTAAGGAGCAGCACGTGACCGAG caaATCGCCAAGATGATGGAGCTGGCCAGAGAGAAACAGGCTGCTGAACTCAAGAGCTTCAAGGAGACCTCGGAAAC TGACACCAAAGAGATGAAGAAAAAACTGGAGGCCAAAAGGCTGGAGCGGATCCAAGCCATGACCAAAGTCACCACAGACAAGGTGGCCCAGGAGAG GCTCAAGAGAGAAATTAACAACTCCCACATCCAGGAGGTGGTGCAGGCTGTCAAGCAG ATGACAGAGACCCTGGAGCGTCACCAGGAGAAGCTGGAAGAGAAGCAGACAGCCTGCCTGGAGCAGATCCAGGCAATGGAAAAGCAG TTCCAGGAGAAGGCGCTGGCAGAGTATGAGGCCAAGATGAAGGGCCTGGAGGCTGAAGTAAAGGAGTCAATGCGGGCTTGCTTCAAGGCCTGCTTCCCCACGGAAGCAGAAGAGAAGCCTGAGAGGCCCTGTGAGGCCTCTGAGGAGTCGTGTCCACAGGAGCCACTTGTGAACAAGACAGACACTCAGGAGAGCCGCCTCTGA